The Verrucomicrobiia bacterium genome includes a window with the following:
- a CDS encoding prepilin-type N-terminal cleavage/methylation domain-containing protein — protein MVHSVWSELRKNMFSGLGTRNAHEKEIGNGGFTLIELLVVIAIIAILAGLLLPVLAQAKSKGREITCLNNVKQLQVAWTLYITDNSDALPENKSSGAGTLGVGGPPGTWVLGNAKSSAVITNLQSGTLYPYTPNIGVYHCPSDLSTVVNPATGANTSVARIRSYAMSAFLNGLITADLPAVVTKFQQIRPDTSQVFVFLDESEGSIDDGYFFTYRSPNNSWVNLPANRHNQGGNFSFADGHCELWKWRYPKIFINIGQTAANQADIMDLRRVQAAFADPP, from the coding sequence TTGGTTCATTCAGTATGGAGTGAATTAAGGAAGAACATGTTTTCAGGCCTTGGAACACGAAACGCACACGAGAAAGAAATCGGGAATGGGGGGTTCACGCTTATAGAGTTGCTGGTAGTTATTGCTATCATAGCTATTCTCGCGGGCTTGTTACTCCCGGTATTGGCGCAGGCAAAAAGCAAAGGGCGAGAGATTACCTGCCTTAACAACGTAAAGCAGTTACAAGTAGCCTGGACTCTTTATATCACTGACAATAGTGACGCCTTGCCTGAGAACAAGTCTTCCGGGGCGGGGACATTGGGCGTGGGCGGACCTCCGGGCACATGGGTACTGGGAAACGCGAAATCCAGCGCGGTCATCACCAATTTACAAAGCGGCACGCTATATCCCTATACTCCCAACATCGGGGTTTATCATTGTCCTTCAGATTTATCCACGGTGGTTAATCCGGCTACGGGCGCCAATACGAGCGTGGCACGCATCCGCAGCTATGCGATGAGCGCTTTTCTGAATGGGCTGATCACCGCCGACCTTCCCGCCGTGGTCACAAAGTTTCAGCAGATCCGCCCGGATACGTCGCAGGTGTTTGTATTTCTTGATGAGAGTGAAGGCAGCATAGACGATGGGTATTTTTTTACTTATCGCAGCCCGAATAATTCGTGGGTGAATCTTCCGGCAAATCGGCATAATCAAGGCGGCAATTTTTCTTTTGCGGACGGCCATTGTGAATTATGGAAATGGCGTTATCCAAAAATTTTTATCAATATTGGGCAAACCGCCGCGAACCAGGCTGACATCATGGACTTGCGCCGGGTGCAGGCAGCTTTCGCGGATCCGCCATGA